The nucleotide window CATTCCCCACCATCCTTCTTCTCTTCAATCGCCTTCAATGCCCTATCAAAATCCGATTCAATCCGTTGCGTCTTGTTGAACTTCTCGTACTCTGTGCGGGCCTTGGCGTCGGCCTGTTTGCGGGAGACAGAGCCGTAGCCTTCCAGTACTTTATATTCGTTGAACTCCAAAAAGCGGTTCACGCTGTCGGCAAAGGCCTGCATGGTGAAGGTGTTCCGGCTCTCGATGATGCGCTCGATGTAGTCGAAGAAGCTGGAGACGGTGCGTTCCAGCTGCCTGATCTCGTCCTCGGCCAGGTAATTCTTCCCGATCGTCGTATCCGAGAGCAGCACGCGCCCGTCCGGTGCATTCTTGTAGGTCTGCAATCCCATGAGCGGCTTGTCCGCATCGGCCCTGCGGTGGACCAACTCGCTTGAGGTCTGGCCGGTGATGGCGAAGTGGAACTTGTCCTGCACGTGGGCGTAGAACTGCTGCGTAATCTCCGAGCGTGGATCGTAGTCGATGCTGCACTCGGCAAAGATGTCGGTGATCTGCTGGTAGATGCGCCGTTCGCTGGTCCGGATGGAGCGGACCCGCTCCAGCAACTCGCGGAAGTAGTCCTTGCCGAAATAGCGGCCATTCTTCAGGCGTTCGTCGTCCAGGACAAAACCCTTGATGATATACTCTTTGAGCCGCTCCGTGGCCCAGATGCGGAACTGGGTGGCCTTGGACGAGTTGACCCGGTAGCCTACGGAGATGATGGCGTCGAGGTTGTAGAATTTTGTCTTGTAATTCTTGCCGTCTGCGGCAGTTGCAAAAAAAGTCTTTACAACTGAATTTTCATCCAGCTCCTCATCCGCAAAGATGTTTTTGAGGTGCTGGCCGACATTCTGCGCGGTGGTGTCGAACAGCTCAGCAATCCGCTTTTGCGACAGCCAGATGTTCTCGTTGTGCAGAAAGACCTCGACGGCCACCTTGCCGCCCGGAGCCGTGTACAGCAGGAACTCCGTGGTCTGATCCATGGGAGAGAGGCTTCTTTCGTCTGTCACTCGATTACCCCCAGTTCCTTGAGGTACCCGGCCATCTCCTCGCGCACGTCCTTCAGCTCCTTTTCAATCGCGTCGATTTCGGCCTGCACAGCGGCGATATCGACCTCTTCCTCTTCCTCGAAGGTGTCCACATAGCGGGGAATATTGAGGTTGAAGTCGTTCTCTTTGATCTCGTCGAAGCTGGCGGCATAGGCGTACTTGTCCACGGACTCGCGGGCCGTGTACGTCTCCACAATGCGCTGGATGTCCTGGGTCCGCAGCCTGTTCTGGTTCTTGCCGTCGGCGTAGTCCCGGCTGGCGTCGATGAACAGCACGTCCTTTGTCGGGCGGTTACGCTTGAACACGAGGATGGCCGCCGGTATGCCGGTTCCAAAAAAGAGGTTGGCGGGCAGGCCGATCACCGCATCCAGCAGGTTCTCTTCAATGAGCTGCTGCCTGATCTTGCCTTCCGCACCGCCACGGAACAGCACCCCATGGGGTACGACAACGCCGACGCGCCCGGACTCCAGCGTGGTGGTCTCGATCATGTGCGAGATGAAGGCGTAGTCGGCTTTGGACTTGGGTGGCAGGCCGCGATGAAAGCGATTGAAGGGGTCGCTCTGGGCGGCGTCGTATCCCCACTTGTCCAGGGAGAACGGCGGATTGGCCACCACCACTTCGAACTTCATGGTGGTGTCGTCTTCCAGCAGCTTTGGATCACGCAGGGTGTCGCCCCACTCGATGCGGGCGCGGTCCATGCCGTGCAGGAACATGTTCATCTTGGCCAGGGCCCAGGTCTCGCCGTTGATCTCCTGGCCGTACAGGGAAAAGTCCTCGGACTTCTTTGCGAGCACCCTGTTGCCGCATTTGATGAGCAAGGAGCCTGATCCGCAGGCGGGGTCGCAGATGCGTTCACCCGGTTGCGGGTCCACAAGTTCGGCAATAAGCTCGGACACCTCTGGTGGCGTGTAAAACTCCCCTGCCTTCTTGCCCGCACCCGCTGCGAAGTTGGCTATAAGGTACTCATAGGCGTTCCCGATGACGTCGATGTTGCCTATCCGGGATGGTCGCAGGTCGAGGCGAGGATTATTAAGGTCCTCCAAAAACTGCTTGAGGCGGCCGTTCCGATCCTTCGTCTTGCCCAGGTTGTATTCGGAGTTGTAGTCGATATTGCGGAAAACACCCTGAAGCTTGGCGCGGTTCGCGTCTTCGATCTTTTCCAGGGTGGTGTTGATGACCTCGCCCACGTTGGCGGCGTTGCGCTGGTCGAACAGGTCATAAAACGTACACCCCTCAGGCATGATAAAGCGTTCCCGAGCCAGGCGACGCTGGATTCGCTCCTCGTCGCCCTTGTACTGTTCTCTCAGTTCGTCATAGCGCTCGCGGTAGACGTCCGAGATGTACTTCAGGAACAACATGGCCAGGATGTAGTCCTTATATTGGCTGGCGTTGAGGATGCCGCGAAACGTGTCGCATGCCTTGAAAAGGATTTCGTTGATTTCTTTTTGATTTACTTGTGCTGCGGTCATGTATGGATTCTCCATCATTTGGAATTTCGAGATGCGGCGTCCAGCAGGCTGGAGACCAGCAATTCATGTCGGTTCAGTAGGCGTTCCGTCAATCTACGCTCGCGCAGACTGCACTGGTAAACCTGGGCGATAAGCGCCTGCCTCTCCAGGTCGGGAACATCGACGGGGAGGGCCTCAAGAGTCTTCCGGGTTATATGCGGGAGAGCCGTCCCGGCAGCGCATTGGGAATAGTAACGTTGCGCCCGGCGGCTGTTCAGGAACCAAGCCAAATATTCTGGCAGCACCTTTTCCCGGTCCGCCTGGATGATAAAAAAATGGGGAGCGGCAACGACCCGATCCAAGACCTTGTCCACATATGCGCCAAAAAAACGCATACCCCGATTCACGAAAAGGATGTCGCCCTGTTTGAGGAAGGTCGGCTCCTTGCGGCCTGAACTGGATATCCTTGGAAGCTCCTTCATATCAACACCAGCGACAGGATCGGCGTTTTTGAGCTGAACAACCCTGATATCGCCAGCCGGATCATCCTCAACCCTGCCGCGCAAGGGATGGCCAGCCACCACCCTGGCGGCGTTCCCCAAGGAAACTGGTGGATCTTTTCTTCGCACCAAATGATTTGTTTTTTCGGTTTGCATGTGACACCTATATGCGTAGACTGGACACCAAGTCAATGCATTTTTTAATTTGGTGCACAAAAAACAGGGGGAGGCGTCGTTTTCTTTTCCCCTTCTCCCGTGCAGGAAGAGACAGGATGCCCCTGGCAGCGATCGATCCGGTCATATATGGGCCTACCGGGATGCGCGTGAGTCACCGCAGGATTTCTTCTCTCCCCTCACTAAGCACCATGCAAAACTATTGAGGCAACGATTAAGCCAAGCTGACTGGCTCATAAGAGCTTTTGACGCCAAAGGAAAATTCATTCGAGGAGCATTATGCGGATTGAAGAACACGCGAAGCGGTGCGAGCAGGAACTCGGAAAGCCATTTACTGAAGTTCATTGCTTTCTCGACCAGTTTGCCATGAAATACAATATGAGCATGGCTCATCGGATGATCTTGCATCATCGCTTGGGAGTGGAAGTTGTGGGATTGGAGTTTGGTCCGGAGGCCAAGGAAGCCGCCAAGCTCCATATCCGAGACGATCTTTGGGGGTTGTTACCGACTGGTCCGGAATGGTTTCTGGCACAGGACAATTATCTTCCGACATCCGGTCAAGAAGACTCCATGGAGGAAGATATAAAGAACCTTTTGGGGTACGCGCCGGATTTCAACCTCTGCTGGGTAACCGATTGGCACGCTCCTAGCTTCAAATGCTCCTGCGGCTATAAAGGCCCGACGCCGAATGGTGCAAAGCAATGCCCTTGGTGCGACATGCCAAAAACTGAACGATTTTCGATGCTTTTGCAAAAGACTCTAACAATCTAAACAGTCCAACGACCCCGACCAAAATTTCAGGCTGAGTGGGCGGCAGGAGTAATGAAGCACAATTAGTTACTCTGCTGCCCACTCTCGACCGAACACATGCCAATCTATTTGATCTGCCGCACAACCTCCTTCAATTCGAGCTGCCTTTTTTCGATCTCGTGAAGCAGCTCCCTCAGCTGAGGAGTTGCTTCTTGAGCAGACCGGTCCTTATCCCCAAGCCAGAACTTGAAAAGGCCACCCAGCCTTCCCATGTCAGCATTGATCCGCAGCAGTTCCAGGCGCGTTTTTGCGTAATCCACATTTGGCAAGGGCTCGCCTAAGGCCACCTTTCGTACAAAAGCAGAGACAGACAGGTTGTATTGCTCGGCTTGATGTATGATTTGCTCGTATTCTTCGGGTGTGACGTAAGCCCTCAGGCGGTGCTTTTTGGTAGGCATCTGCTCTTTCCTTTTCCTTGGAGTGCAACACGTTGAGCCCGCAGGGCGAATAAGCAGGCCCCGCAAGGCAGGGCGTAAAGTGCCTCCCCACAAAAAGGGGGGGCCACTTTACCTGTCCTGCCCTACGAATGGCTCGAAT belongs to Oceanidesulfovibrio indonesiensis and includes:
- a CDS encoding virulence RhuM family protein, translated to MDQTTEFLLYTAPGGKVAVEVFLHNENIWLSQKRIAELFDTTAQNVGQHLKNIFADEELDENSVVKTFFATAADGKNYKTKFYNLDAIISVGYRVNSSKATQFRIWATERLKEYIIKGFVLDDERLKNGRYFGKDYFRELLERVRSIRTSERRIYQQITDIFAECSIDYDPRSEITQQFYAHVQDKFHFAITGQTSSELVHRRADADKPLMGLQTYKNAPDGRVLLSDTTIGKNYLAEDEIRQLERTVSSFFDYIERIIESRNTFTMQAFADSVNRFLEFNEYKVLEGYGSVSRKQADAKARTEYEKFNKTQRIESDFDRALKAIEEKKDGGE
- a CDS encoding type I restriction-modification system subunit M, translating into MTAAQVNQKEINEILFKACDTFRGILNASQYKDYILAMLFLKYISDVYRERYDELREQYKGDEERIQRRLARERFIMPEGCTFYDLFDQRNAANVGEVINTTLEKIEDANRAKLQGVFRNIDYNSEYNLGKTKDRNGRLKQFLEDLNNPRLDLRPSRIGNIDVIGNAYEYLIANFAAGAGKKAGEFYTPPEVSELIAELVDPQPGERICDPACGSGSLLIKCGNRVLAKKSEDFSLYGQEINGETWALAKMNMFLHGMDRARIEWGDTLRDPKLLEDDTTMKFEVVVANPPFSLDKWGYDAAQSDPFNRFHRGLPPKSKADYAFISHMIETTTLESGRVGVVVPHGVLFRGGAEGKIRQQLIEENLLDAVIGLPANLFFGTGIPAAILVFKRNRPTKDVLFIDASRDYADGKNQNRLRTQDIQRIVETYTARESVDKYAYAASFDEIKENDFNLNIPRYVDTFEEEEEVDIAAVQAEIDAIEKELKDVREEMAGYLKELGVIE
- a CDS encoding TaqI-like C-terminal specificity domain-containing protein encodes the protein MQTEKTNHLVRRKDPPVSLGNAARVVAGHPLRGRVEDDPAGDIRVVQLKNADPVAGVDMKELPRISSSGRKEPTFLKQGDILFVNRGMRFFGAYVDKVLDRVVAAPHFFIIQADREKVLPEYLAWFLNSRRAQRYYSQCAAGTALPHITRKTLEALPVDVPDLERQALIAQVYQCSLRERRLTERLLNRHELLVSSLLDAASRNSK
- a CDS encoding plasmid mobilization protein, with the translated sequence MPTKKHRLRAYVTPEEYEQIIHQAEQYNLSVSAFVRKVALGEPLPNVDYAKTRLELLRINADMGRLGGLFKFWLGDKDRSAQEATPQLRELLHEIEKRQLELKEVVRQIK